One region of Triticum aestivum cultivar Chinese Spring chromosome 6B, IWGSC CS RefSeq v2.1, whole genome shotgun sequence genomic DNA includes:
- the LOC123133691 gene encoding flocculation protein FLO11-like, which translates to MDPSGLVVPQPRPHQGPPDPGHALAGEHRRAPGSARRRPSSRSARAPMPCLPPLLRSSREDDECSTGAPFSLLRSTSSPTTCIQDPAASTSVGAPPGQQRPAPVLATSCVAVDHQPQAHARQPCPSFCSSTSPLSHPTPSLCLPTEFVCCHGCLLELPFASRSPGTDAPWPDPSSSASLHRVPRRSELVPKPSSPASCAAVSVLQKREQQRSPGSVLNVDRASAACPIALPPLRSACQARNRSARPSRATSSAPRQPAPVAHLAPACLLLLHGPQPRACRCR; encoded by the exons ATGGATCCATCCGGCCTCGTCGTTCCCCAGCCTCGCCCGCATCAGGGTCCGCCGGATCCTGGCCATGCCCTCGCCGGAGAACACCGTCGCGCGCCTGGTTCAGCTCGCCGTCGTCCTTCATCCCGCAGCGCCCGAGCCCCAATGCCCTGCTTGCCTCCTCTACTACGTTCGAGCAGGGAGGACGACGAGTGCTCGACCGGAGCCCCGTTCTCCCTCCTGCGCTCGACCTCGTCCCCAACTACCTGCATCCAGGACCCGGCCGCCTCCACCTCCGTCGGAGCACCACCGGGCCAGCAGCGCCCCGCGCCCGTCCTCGCGACCAGCTGCGTTGCCGTCGACCACCAGCCCCAGGCCCATGCTCGACAGCCCTGCCCCTCTTTCTGCTCCTCTACTTCCCCTCTCTCTCACCCGACTCCCTCCCTCTGTTTGCCTACAGAGTTCGTCTGCTGCCATGGATGCCTCCTCGAGCTCCCGTTCGCCTCGCGGTCGCCGGGAACCGATGCCCCGTGGCCGGATCCGTCAAGCTCCGCCTCCCTGCACCGAGTCCCTCGCCGGAGTGAACTCGTCCCCAagccctcatcgccggcctcctgtgctgctgtttctgttcttcagaaacGAGAGCAGCAGCGCTCGCCCGGTTCAGTCCTGAACGTTGACCGCGCTTCTGCTGCGTGCCCGATCGCCCTGCCTCCGCTTCGATCTGCCTGCCAGGCCCGCAACCGCAGCGCCAGGcccagccgggccacctcctccgcacCGCGCCAGCCAGCTCCGGTGGCCCATCTCGCAccagcctgcctcctcctccttcacggGCCGCAGCCCAGGG cttgcaggtgccgatga